Proteins found in one Halobaculum sp. MBLA0147 genomic segment:
- a CDS encoding PH domain-containing protein: MQLQTLHPRVRLVWVASTLVSAGVVAAFGLLGTWLGVVLPVGPEPATLFGALAAVIAALGVVFAVFRYRVWGYEVREDSLYLVRGVLTRRVSSVPFVRVQHVDTRRGPLERAVGLASVVVYTAGSRGADITVPGLTPDRATELRERLRELATESEYDAV, encoded by the coding sequence GTGCAGTTACAGACACTCCACCCGCGCGTGCGACTCGTGTGGGTGGCGAGTACGTTGGTCTCCGCGGGTGTCGTCGCCGCGTTCGGACTCCTCGGGACGTGGCTCGGCGTCGTGTTGCCGGTCGGACCCGAACCGGCGACACTGTTCGGCGCACTCGCGGCAGTGATCGCCGCTCTGGGCGTCGTCTTCGCGGTGTTCAGGTACCGAGTGTGGGGGTACGAGGTGCGCGAGGACTCGCTGTACCTCGTCCGTGGTGTGTTGACACGTCGCGTGTCGTCGGTGCCGTTCGTTCGCGTCCAGCACGTCGACACGCGTCGCGGGCCGCTAGAACGGGCCGTCGGACTCGCGAGCGTCGTCGTCTACACCGCGGGGTCTCGTGGGGCGGACATCACAGTCCCCGGGTTGACGCCAGACCGAGCGACGGAGCTGCGGGAACGGCTCCGCGAGTTGGCAACCGAGAGCGAGTACGACGCGGTGTGA
- a CDS encoding tyrosine-type recombinase/integrase: protein MSSARTEAVDDPVDFFLTDMELHGKSERTRTEYERVLSRFRAFLAAERDGLAPEEAVHRDCTAFVHDLRTDPELADSTVATYAAYLHRFYAYMTQVGAFDANPMALVVEELDERIDPDPTRREISVPEMRSFVGQIRHPLERALIVTLLKTGMRVGELCNLDLRDLTLDGDVGEYELGGRVQLEGRPNSLFVASEPAVGESYNGAERTASNKRKRDTVIPVDDELATTLRRWLAIRPDTTSPAEPLFVGTASGWGERLTPEQVQRIVRDHARREGWYRDGAGATENVTPHYFRHFFTTHLRERTGDRGVVKYLRGDVADDIIDTYTHNWGEGVRETYEEHVYSLW, encoded by the coding sequence ATGAGTAGCGCGCGGACGGAGGCGGTCGACGACCCGGTCGACTTCTTCCTCACGGACATGGAGCTCCACGGGAAGAGCGAGCGGACGCGGACGGAGTACGAGCGAGTGCTCTCGCGGTTCCGGGCGTTCCTCGCCGCCGAACGCGACGGTCTCGCTCCCGAGGAGGCGGTCCACCGGGACTGTACCGCGTTCGTCCACGACCTCCGGACGGACCCGGAGTTGGCCGACTCGACGGTCGCCACGTACGCGGCGTACCTCCACCGCTTCTACGCGTACATGACACAGGTCGGCGCGTTCGACGCCAACCCGATGGCGCTCGTCGTCGAGGAGTTGGACGAGCGGATCGACCCCGATCCGACGCGCCGCGAGATCTCCGTCCCCGAGATGCGGTCGTTCGTCGGCCAGATCCGTCACCCGCTGGAGCGGGCCCTGATCGTGACCCTGTTGAAGACCGGGATGCGTGTCGGCGAGCTGTGTAACCTCGATCTCCGGGACCTCACGCTGGACGGTGACGTGGGGGAGTACGAGTTGGGTGGGCGCGTCCAGTTGGAGGGCCGGCCGAACTCGCTGTTCGTCGCCAGCGAGCCCGCCGTCGGGGAGTCGTACAACGGCGCCGAGCGGACGGCCTCGAACAAGCGGAAACGCGACACCGTGATCCCGGTCGACGACGAGTTGGCGACGACGCTCCGCCGGTGGCTCGCGATCCGTCCGGACACCACCTCCCCCGCGGAGCCGCTGTTCGTCGGCACCGCGTCGGGCTGGGGTGAGCGACTGACGCCGGAACAAGTCCAGCGGATCGTCCGCGACCACGCCCGCCGGGAGGGGTGGTACCGCGACGGTGCCGGGGCCACCGAGAACGTGACGCCCCACTACTTCCGGCACTTCTTCACGACCCACCTCCGCGAGCGAACCGGCGACCGCGGCGTCGTGAAGTACCTCCGCGGTGACGTGGCCGACGACATCATCGACACCTACACGCACAACTGGGGTGAGGGGGTCCGCGAGACGTACGAGGAACACGTCTACTCGTTGTGGTGA
- a CDS encoding DUF5805 domain-containing protein, translating into MSTDEQTPVTTRVPAYQKEAWRADAEELGMSQSEFVRTMVQAGRRELGLADDSHGTDDPDTGDDTDTGDEFNETDERDTAVADGTSGEESHTVDSGAETTDPGSSAPVDDVSAVEPGTGDATPGVGGLEDRVLGVLSERGVCSWDDLLDAVMGDFEERLDETMSSLIESGPVTYSGREGGYVLDE; encoded by the coding sequence GTGTCCACCGACGAGCAGACGCCCGTCACCACGCGGGTGCCGGCCTACCAGAAGGAGGCGTGGCGCGCAGACGCCGAAGAACTGGGGATGAGCCAGAGCGAGTTCGTCCGGACGATGGTCCAGGCGGGCCGTCGGGAACTCGGACTCGCCGACGACTCGCACGGCACGGACGACCCCGACACCGGCGACGATACCGACACTGGTGACGAGTTTAACGAGACCGACGAGCGAGACACTGCTGTGGCCGACGGAACGAGCGGTGAGGAGTCCCACACGGTCGACAGCGGCGCCGAGACGACCGATCCGGGCAGTTCGGCACCCGTCGACGACGTGAGTGCCGTCGAACCCGGGACTGGCGACGCTACCCCTGGGGTTGGCGGCCTGGAAGACCGGGTTCTCGGCGTGCTCTCGGAGCGGGGAGTGTGTTCGTGGGACGACCTGCTCGACGCGGTGATGGGTGACTTCGAGGAGCGACTCGACGAGACGATGTCCTCGCTGATCGAGTCCGGTCCGGTGACCTACAGCGGTCGCGAAGGGGGGTACGTGCTCGATGAGTAG
- a CDS encoding metal ABC transporter substrate-binding protein, producing the protein MTEHTFEPRRVSRREALAAGAGAAVAGLSGCLSGGGQTSGSTGDSAADDGPTVVASFFSFYDFGREIARDTPITVENLVPTGLHGHGWEPNTSVTKRIVEADAFLHVGPDFQPWADRAIRTIEDDGVDTMLIDAREGIELASLAATLDSDEEGVGENRGKDPHFWLDPQRAKQSVDNITEGFVALAPDAEDRLRENAERYKTETLEQIDADYRAIFDAAERDVVQLAAHNAFQYIGLRYGVEMRPLVVNLAASGDVKPSDIVDAKRVISENDIRYIANGVFESRRPAKQLVAETAVEAYFPVTPYAGVREEWVEENWGYEEIAYNINMPTFEIVLGNVAPEEIEIDGWTDKWRNFE; encoded by the coding sequence ATGACCGAGCACACGTTCGAACCGCGACGCGTGAGTCGTCGCGAGGCACTGGCCGCCGGCGCAGGGGCGGCAGTCGCCGGGTTGAGTGGCTGTCTCTCGGGCGGTGGACAGACGAGTGGATCGACGGGCGACTCGGCGGCGGACGACGGGCCGACGGTCGTGGCGTCCTTCTTCAGTTTCTACGACTTCGGCCGCGAGATCGCCCGCGACACGCCGATCACCGTCGAGAACCTCGTTCCGACGGGCCTGCACGGCCACGGGTGGGAACCCAACACGAGCGTCACCAAGCGGATCGTCGAGGCGGACGCGTTCCTCCACGTCGGCCCGGACTTCCAGCCGTGGGCCGACAGAGCGATCCGGACGATCGAAGACGACGGGGTCGACACGATGTTGATCGACGCCCGCGAGGGGATCGAGTTGGCGAGTCTCGCCGCCACGCTCGACAGCGACGAGGAGGGTGTCGGCGAGAACCGTGGGAAGGACCCGCACTTCTGGCTCGACCCGCAGCGCGCGAAGCAGAGTGTCGACAACATCACCGAGGGGTTCGTCGCGTTGGCCCCAGACGCCGAGGATCGGCTCCGAGAGAACGCGGAGCGGTACAAGACGGAGACGCTCGAGCAGATCGACGCGGACTACCGGGCCATCTTCGACGCGGCCGAGCGCGACGTGGTGCAACTCGCCGCCCACAACGCCTTCCAGTACATCGGACTGCGGTACGGCGTCGAGATGCGGCCGCTCGTCGTCAACTTGGCCGCCAGCGGCGACGTGAAGCCCTCGGACATCGTCGACGCGAAGCGGGTGATCTCGGAGAACGACATCCGGTACATCGCGAACGGCGTCTTCGAGTCCCGCCGCCCCGCGAAACAGCTCGTCGCGGAGACGGCGGTGGAGGCGTACTTCCCCGTCACGCCGTACGCCGGCGTCCGCGAGGAGTGGGTCGAGGAGAACTGGGGGTACGAAGAGATCGCGTACAACATCAACATGCCCACGTTCGAGATCGTCCTCGGTAACGTCGCCCCCGAGGAGATCGAGATCGACGGGTGGACCGACAAGTGGCGGAACTTCGAGTGA
- a CDS encoding metal ABC transporter ATP-binding protein — protein sequence MTDGPATEVDAERVIELTNVTFGYTATPVIEDVTLGIEPGEFVAVVGPNGSGKSTLMELMVGLRRPDEGRARLFGEPAHRFDDGERLGYVAQHASASKEMPITVREVVRMGRFPHVGFGRLDADDEAIVDAAIETVGMDAFANRRVTQLSGGQRQRAFIARALASEADLLVLDEPTVGVDAESVEAFYDLLQTLNDRGITVLLIEHDLAAVVDHADRVVCLNRAVYFDGPADEFVDSEALARAFGGAAGLLGGDGA from the coding sequence GTGACGGACGGACCAGCCACGGAGGTGGACGCCGAGCGGGTGATCGAGTTGACGAACGTCACGTTCGGCTACACCGCGACACCAGTGATCGAGGACGTGACACTCGGGATCGAGCCCGGGGAGTTCGTCGCCGTCGTCGGCCCCAACGGCTCCGGGAAGTCCACGCTGATGGAGCTGATGGTCGGCCTCCGACGGCCCGACGAGGGACGCGCACGGCTGTTCGGCGAGCCGGCACACCGGTTCGACGACGGCGAACGGCTCGGCTACGTCGCCCAACACGCCAGCGCGTCCAAGGAGATGCCGATCACCGTCCGCGAGGTGGTCCGGATGGGCCGGTTCCCACACGTCGGGTTCGGCCGACTGGACGCCGACGACGAGGCGATCGTGGACGCCGCCATCGAGACGGTCGGGATGGACGCGTTCGCGAACCGGCGCGTCACGCAGTTGTCCGGGGGACAGCGCCAGCGAGCGTTCATCGCTCGTGCGCTCGCCAGCGAGGCGGACCTGCTCGTGTTGGACGAGCCGACGGTGGGCGTCGACGCCGAGTCCGTCGAGGCGTTCTACGATCTGCTGCAGACGCTCAACGACCGCGGGATCACGGTGTTGTTGATCGAACACGACCTCGCGGCGGTCGTCGACCACGCCGACCGCGTCGTCTGTCTCAACCGTGCGGTGTACTTCGACGGCCCGGCCGACGAGTTCGTCGACAGCGAGGCACTGGCGCGCGCCTTCGGCGGTGCGGCCGGGCTACTCGGAGGTGACGGGGCGTGA
- a CDS encoding metal ABC transporter permease, with the protein MFEPLYGLLDLWSALLSEAAKLTGLELIQYGFMHRAILVGLCIGVMAPLIGTFLVHRQLALIGDALAHTGFAGVAVGLFLNAVIDLGVSPYLTAVIVAMIAALCIELISEVTDAYNDVSMAIVLSTGFALGTTLISLNAGGLAVGVNQFLFGNLSTVSKESAAILLVLFAVIVGTVGLTRNQLLYVTFDERAAAVSGIPVRWYNRVVVMLTAMVVVGAMQIMGVILVAAMLVVPVAGATQVSRSFGESIFVSIALAEIAVTLGIAVAYYGEATAGGVIVLVAVGVYVLAVIAGKLQTMLSDEQAAETGGIDVDAGQSDRAD; encoded by the coding sequence CTGTTCGAGCCGCTGTACGGACTGTTGGACCTGTGGTCGGCGCTGCTCTCGGAGGCCGCGAAGCTGACCGGGCTGGAGTTGATCCAGTACGGGTTCATGCACCGTGCGATCCTCGTCGGGCTGTGTATCGGGGTGATGGCCCCGCTGATCGGGACGTTCCTCGTCCACCGACAGCTCGCACTGATCGGGGACGCACTCGCACACACCGGGTTCGCGGGCGTCGCCGTCGGGTTGTTCCTCAACGCGGTGATCGACCTCGGGGTGTCGCCGTACCTGACGGCGGTGATCGTCGCGATGATCGCCGCGCTGTGTATCGAGTTGATCTCGGAGGTGACGGACGCCTACAACGACGTGTCGATGGCGATCGTGCTCTCGACGGGGTTCGCCCTCGGGACGACACTGATCTCGCTGAACGCGGGTGGGTTGGCCGTCGGCGTCAACCAGTTCCTCTTCGGGAACCTCTCGACGGTGTCGAAGGAGAGCGCGGCGATCCTCCTCGTGTTGTTCGCGGTGATCGTCGGGACGGTCGGCCTGACTCGCAACCAGTTGCTGTACGTCACCTTCGACGAGCGCGCGGCGGCCGTCTCCGGCATCCCGGTGCGGTGGTACAACCGCGTCGTGGTGATGTTGACCGCGATGGTGGTCGTCGGCGCGATGCAGATCATGGGCGTGATCCTCGTCGCCGCGATGCTGGTGGTCCCGGTCGCGGGTGCGACACAGGTGTCCCGGAGCTTCGGCGAGTCGATCTTCGTCTCCATCGCACTCGCGGAGATCGCCGTCACGCTCGGGATCGCCGTCGCCTACTACGGCGAGGCGACGGCGGGCGGCGTGATCGTCCTCGTCGCCGTCGGCGTGTACGTCCTCGCCGTGATCGCCGGGAAACTCCAGACGATGCTGTCCGACGAACAGGCGGCAGAGACCGGTGGGATCGACGTCGACGCCGGACAGTCCGACCGCGCCGACTGA
- a CDS encoding ABC transporter ATP-binding protein yields MSTGTHADPTSDRPETTAETLLEVRNLKKYYDDGTFVSDPVKAVDGVSFDLRKGETLGVVGESGCGKTTLGRTILGLEEATDGQVLSDGTDVTTISGVDQREWQRDAQMVFQDPDSSLNDRMTVGEIIREPLDAHDWKTAAKRRDRVFELIDEVGLREEHYYRYPHQFSGGQRQRIGIARALALEPEFIVLDEPVSALDVSVQARIINLLDRLQDELDLTYLFIAHDLSVVRHICDRVAVMYLGNVVELGPTESVYTDPSHPYTISLLSAIPGSAGPDRQRVTLRGTPPSPRDPPQGCRFVTRCPAKVRPDEYETLSEEAWAGIESLVTVFRARAQADEGLIERVKTLLGRSPRDDVDEIYEDLFGDVALPDQAQSEIDRALEASRSGDDEVATAVIREAFGSVCNEQRPEAHVVDEDGRFSKCVRHEEGYEDPESVIERRVSR; encoded by the coding sequence GTGAGTACCGGAACCCACGCCGACCCGACGAGCGACCGGCCGGAGACGACGGCCGAGACGCTGCTGGAGGTACGGAACCTGAAGAAGTACTACGACGACGGCACGTTCGTCTCGGACCCCGTGAAGGCGGTCGACGGCGTCTCGTTCGACCTCCGCAAGGGGGAGACGCTGGGTGTCGTCGGCGAGTCCGGGTGTGGGAAGACCACGCTCGGCCGGACGATCCTCGGCCTGGAGGAGGCGACCGACGGACAGGTGCTCTCGGACGGGACGGACGTGACGACCATCTCGGGAGTCGACCAGCGCGAGTGGCAGCGGGACGCGCAGATGGTGTTCCAGGACCCCGACTCCAGTCTCAACGACCGGATGACGGTCGGCGAGATCATCCGGGAGCCGTTGGACGCCCACGACTGGAAGACGGCAGCGAAGCGACGCGACCGCGTCTTCGAGTTGATCGACGAGGTGGGGCTCCGCGAGGAACACTACTACCGCTACCCCCACCAGTTCTCCGGCGGCCAGCGCCAGCGGATCGGGATCGCCCGTGCGTTGGCACTGGAACCGGAGTTCATCGTGTTGGACGAGCCGGTGTCGGCGCTGGACGTGTCCGTGCAGGCGCGGATCATCAACCTGCTCGACCGGCTCCAAGACGAGTTGGACCTGACGTACCTGTTCATCGCCCACGACCTGAGTGTCGTCCGGCACATCTGCGACCGCGTGGCGGTGATGTACCTCGGGAACGTGGTGGAACTCGGCCCGACGGAGTCCGTCTACACGGACCCCTCACACCCGTACACGATCTCGTTGCTGTCGGCGATCCCCGGGAGTGCGGGGCCGGACCGCCAGCGAGTCACCCTGCGCGGCACACCGCCGTCGCCGCGTGACCCGCCACAGGGGTGTCGGTTCGTCACGCGCTGTCCGGCGAAGGTCCGCCCCGACGAGTACGAGACCCTCTCGGAGGAGGCGTGGGCCGGGATCGAGTCGTTAGTGACGGTGTTCCGGGCGCGGGCGCAGGCCGACGAGGGACTGATCGAGCGTGTGAAGACGCTGCTCGGCCGGTCACCGCGCGACGACGTCGACGAGATCTACGAGGACCTCTTCGGCGACGTTGCGCTGCCGGACCAGGCACAGTCGGAGATCGACCGCGCGCTGGAGGCGTCACGCAGTGGCGACGACGAGGTGGCGACCGCGGTGATCCGCGAGGCGTTCGGCTCCGTCTGTAACGAGCAACGCCCGGAGGCACACGTCGTCGACGAGGACGGCCGCTTCAGCAAGTGCGTCCGCCACGAGGAGGGGTACGAGGACCCCGAGTCCGTGATCGAACGCCGCGTGAGTCGCTGA
- a CDS encoding ABC transporter ATP-binding protein: protein MAVDDAATTETPAGETDDWPADEPLLAVEDLHTTFYTDKETIRAVDGVTLDIDAGETVGLVGESGSGKSVTARTILGLVEEPGRVESGSIRFKGDELTGDNWDAHRGDLSIVFQDPINSMNPVYTVGNQIREALRIHQDLRGQEAREEAIRLLEAVGIPDAPRRLSEYPHQYSGGMRQRAVIAIALACDPDLLVCDEPTTALDVTIQAQILELLDELQREQDLGILFITHDMGVIEEIADRVNVMYAGEVVETASVERLFESPQHPYTRGLLASIPGRTADGDELPTIGGEVPTPTSEPDECRFAPRCPAAFEECERIHPEHVVVGDGGDHTAACLLHEDRFAHSPDEATYDTGGAGAATDGGDPQ, encoded by the coding sequence ATGGCCGTCGACGACGCGGCGACCACGGAGACGCCGGCCGGCGAGACGGACGACTGGCCGGCCGACGAGCCGTTGTTGGCCGTCGAGGACCTGCACACCACGTTCTACACGGACAAGGAGACGATCCGCGCCGTCGACGGGGTGACGCTCGACATCGACGCCGGCGAGACGGTCGGACTGGTCGGCGAGTCGGGGTCGGGGAAGTCCGTCACGGCACGGACGATCCTGGGGCTCGTCGAGGAACCGGGCCGCGTCGAGAGCGGCTCGATCCGGTTCAAAGGAGACGAGTTGACGGGCGACAACTGGGACGCCCACCGCGGGGACCTCTCGATCGTGTTCCAGGACCCGATCAACTCGATGAACCCGGTGTACACGGTGGGCAACCAGATCCGGGAGGCACTGCGCATCCACCAGGACCTCCGCGGCCAGGAGGCGCGCGAGGAGGCCATCCGGCTGCTGGAGGCGGTCGGGATCCCGGACGCGCCGCGGCGCCTCTCGGAGTACCCACACCAGTACTCCGGCGGGATGCGACAGCGCGCGGTGATCGCCATCGCGCTGGCGTGTGACCCGGACCTGCTGGTGTGTGACGAGCCGACGACGGCGCTGGACGTGACGATCCAGGCGCAGATCCTGGAGTTGCTGGACGAGCTCCAGCGCGAGCAGGACCTCGGTATCCTGTTCATCACCCACGACATGGGTGTGATCGAGGAGATCGCCGACCGCGTGAACGTGATGTACGCGGGGGAGGTCGTCGAGACGGCCTCGGTCGAGCGACTGTTCGAGTCGCCACAACACCCCTACACGCGGGGGCTGCTCGCCTCGATTCCGGGGCGGACCGCCGACGGGGACGAACTGCCGACGATCGGCGGCGAGGTGCCGACGCCGACGAGCGAGCCGGACGAGTGTCGGTTCGCGCCGCGGTGTCCCGCGGCGTTCGAGGAGTGCGAGCGGATCCACCCAGAACACGTCGTCGTCGGTGACGGCGGCGACCACACCGCGGCGTGTCTCCTCCACGAGGATCGGTTCGCACACTCGCCCGACGAGGCGACGTACGACACCGGCGGTGCGGGCGCCGCGACCGACGGAGGTGACCCACAGTGA
- a CDS encoding ABC transporter permease, with the protein MATPTRTYRDSEAAPFGDRLRNNPRPAVVWTGVAGVLLLLEAGALAEFALTLLSDALGALPVVSRVEAVVAAETAAGEVPTLLSRETIPNQGYYDGTGYRNTFFGLAPAMAWLVRTVLIYAYAFGLLAWTWVGYDWYRTHYRVADWTPRDDVIDRMRDHSWGLFGLTVVFMFFVMVVFAPSMSPTTVEANLANPYSYEVTYWTSGGTETATVGQANLGSQSQGTPQENVGVWAYDDFGRFHPFGTLPSGKDLFTFIAHGSRISLIIGLLSVTLSAGIAVILALVTAYYKGAVDLTTVLVSDAVMGMPQLLLLIMLTVILSGTWIGKIYSGAFVLALIFAGTGWPAMWRSFRGPALQVSEQEWVDAAKAFGQSPTAIMRKHMLPYITGYILVYGSMTLGGAIIAIAGLSFLGLGVNPPTPEWGRAVNAGQDYVTTASWHISLIPGILITLVVTGFNALGDGIRDAIDPESDQAGGEGEAGGRGGGA; encoded by the coding sequence ATGGCGACACCGACACGCACCTACAGAGACAGCGAGGCGGCACCGTTCGGAGACCGACTCCGAAACAACCCGCGGCCGGCGGTCGTCTGGACCGGCGTCGCCGGGGTCCTGTTGTTGTTGGAGGCGGGGGCGCTCGCGGAGTTCGCCCTGACACTGCTGAGTGACGCCCTGGGCGCGCTCCCGGTCGTGAGTCGCGTCGAGGCGGTCGTGGCGGCGGAGACGGCCGCCGGCGAGGTGCCGACACTGTTGTCGCGGGAGACGATCCCGAACCAGGGGTACTACGACGGCACCGGGTACCGGAACACCTTCTTCGGGTTGGCGCCGGCGATGGCGTGGCTGGTGCGGACGGTGCTGATCTACGCGTACGCGTTCGGGCTGTTGGCGTGGACCTGGGTCGGCTACGACTGGTACCGGACTCACTACCGTGTCGCCGACTGGACGCCCCGCGACGACGTGATCGACCGGATGCGCGACCACTCGTGGGGGCTGTTCGGGCTCACGGTCGTGTTCATGTTCTTCGTGATGGTGGTGTTCGCCCCCTCGATGAGTCCGACGACGGTCGAGGCGAACCTGGCGAACCCGTACAGCTACGAGGTGACCTACTGGACCAGCGGCGGGACGGAGACGGCGACCGTCGGGCAGGCGAACCTCGGATCGCAGTCACAGGGGACGCCACAGGAGAACGTCGGCGTGTGGGCGTACGACGACTTCGGGCGGTTCCACCCGTTCGGGACGCTCCCGAGTGGCAAGGACCTGTTCACCTTCATCGCACACGGCTCGCGGATCTCGTTGATCATCGGGTTGCTCTCGGTGACGCTGTCGGCCGGGATCGCGGTGATCCTGGCGTTGGTCACCGCCTACTACAAGGGGGCGGTGGACCTGACGACCGTGTTGGTCTCCGACGCCGTGATGGGGATGCCCCAGTTGTTGTTGCTCATCATGCTGACGGTGATCCTCTCGGGGACGTGGATCGGGAAGATCTACTCCGGGGCGTTCGTACTGGCGCTGATCTTCGCCGGGACCGGCTGGCCGGCGATGTGGCGGTCGTTCCGTGGGCCGGCGTTGCAGGTGTCCGAACAGGAGTGGGTCGACGCCGCGAAGGCGTTCGGCCAGTCGCCGACGGCGATCATGCGGAAACACATGCTCCCGTACATCACGGGGTACATCCTGGTGTACGGCTCGATGACGCTCGGCGGCGCGATCATCGCCATCGCGGGGCTGTCGTTCCTCGGGCTGGGCGTCAACCCGCCGACGCCCGAGTGGGGACGCGCCGTCAACGCCGGCCAAGACTACGTCACGACGGCCTCCTGGCACATCTCGCTGATCCCGGGCATCTTGATCACGCTCGTCGTCACCGGGTTCAACGCGCTCGGTGACGGCATCCGGGACGCGATCGACCCCGAGTCCGACCAGGCGGGCGGCGAGGGTGAGGCCGGCGGCCGTGGAGGTGGTGCCTGA
- a CDS encoding ABC transporter permease translates to MERLKYITKRILMAFPVLWLGTSMTWFIIYQGPVDPAANLLSGNERLTEEKYEAARQSLGLDQPPLEHYVDWSTSLYTLDLGQTWLIYAGSDVGALVIDFLPRTVWLGFWSVLIAIFVGIPLGFYAGVRSNTVADYVASVSGIVWRAMPNFWLAVILLSVLVGSETLLGFDWDTFLIDLPSGVTGNPGLSYMAGDPLALFTQPKETLAAIKKILPAALVLGSASMGNEMRIGRTAVLETKNEQYVDFARAKGVSERAIVWKHVLRNALIPLVPIVTTEAFLLIGGSVLVESVFGINGMGKLFFDAAIQGDLPLVGSLMFVFIVLLLSINIVQDVLYTLIDPRVGYEGN, encoded by the coding sequence ATGGAACGACTGAAGTACATCACCAAGCGGATTCTCATGGCGTTCCCGGTGTTGTGGCTCGGGACCAGCATGACCTGGTTCATCATCTACCAGGGGCCGGTCGATCCGGCGGCGAACTTGCTGAGTGGTAACGAGCGCCTGACCGAGGAGAAGTACGAGGCCGCGCGCCAGTCACTCGGGTTGGATCAACCGCCGCTCGAACACTACGTCGACTGGTCGACGAGTCTGTACACGCTCGACCTGGGCCAGACGTGGCTGATCTACGCCGGCTCCGACGTGGGGGCGCTGGTGATCGACTTCCTGCCACGGACCGTGTGGCTCGGGTTCTGGTCGGTCCTCATCGCGATCTTCGTCGGGATCCCGCTGGGGTTCTACGCGGGGGTCCGGTCGAACACGGTGGCGGACTACGTCGCGTCCGTGTCCGGGATCGTGTGGCGCGCGATGCCGAACTTCTGGCTGGCGGTGATCCTGTTGTCCGTCCTCGTCGGCTCCGAGACGCTGTTGGGGTTCGACTGGGACACGTTCCTGATCGACCTCCCGTCGGGGGTCACCGGGAACCCGGGGCTGTCGTACATGGCCGGTGACCCGCTGGCGCTGTTCACACAGCCGAAGGAGACGTTGGCCGCGATCAAGAAGATCCTCCCGGCGGCGCTGGTGTTGGGGTCGGCGTCGATGGGTAACGAGATGCGGATCGGGCGGACGGCTGTCCTGGAGACGAAGAACGAGCAGTACGTCGACTTCGCCCGCGCGAAGGGGGTCTCGGAGCGCGCCATCGTCTGGAAGCACGTGCTCCGGAACGCCCTGATCCCGCTGGTGCCCATCGTGACGACGGAGGCGTTCCTGTTGATCGGGGGGAGTGTCCTCGTCGAGTCCGTCTTCGGGATCAACGGGATGGGCAAGCTGTTCTTCGACGCGGCGATCCAGGGCGACCTGCCGCTGGTGGGATCACTGATGTTCGTCTTCATCGTCCTCCTGTTGTCGATCAACATCGTCCAGGACGTACTGTACACGCTGATCGACCCGCGAGTGGGGTACGAGGGGAACTGA